One Candidatus Deferrimicrobium sp. DNA segment encodes these proteins:
- a CDS encoding 4-hydroxyphenylacetate 3-hydroxylase family protein: MMNGTQYVESLKKLKPRIFYRGKRLDNPYDHPAIAPHVRTAAATYDLAAGGQHDDVMTATSNLDGEKISRFTHLFWSVDDLIRKVAMLRLVGRETGTCFQRCVGLDAINALWSVTYDVDQAKGTEYHQRFRKFLARLQREDLMSAGAMTDPKGDRSLAPWQQADPDLYVRIVQRRPDGVVIRGAKTHITGAANSHEIFVMPTLGLPPEGADYAVACAVPIDAPGLSLVFGRQSNDERKEEAGTIDCGTAWGVVGGESTLIFEDVFVPNERVFMSGEGEFAGSLVDRFSAWHRANYGGCKGGNADVLLGATALLAEIHGTIKNGIVRDKLTEIVHLVETNFAGAIGSSALGKRLPAGNWLVDPLLANTVKQNVTRFVYQVGRLTHDIAGGILSTLPSDADFKGEEMGGLLEKYFAGKEGFSTEDKRKLCRYIEGMTSVSTLVEALHGAGSPQAQRIVMLRQADLPEKTRQAKKVIGLGKDKK; this comes from the coding sequence ATGATGAACGGAACGCAGTACGTGGAAAGCCTGAAAAAGCTCAAGCCGAGGATTTTCTACCGCGGGAAGCGGCTGGACAACCCGTACGACCATCCCGCGATTGCGCCCCACGTCCGGACCGCGGCGGCGACGTACGACCTGGCGGCGGGAGGGCAACACGACGATGTCATGACGGCGACGTCGAACCTGGACGGGGAGAAGATCTCCCGGTTCACGCACCTGTTCTGGAGCGTCGACGACCTGATCCGGAAGGTCGCAATGCTGCGGCTCGTCGGGCGGGAGACGGGGACCTGCTTCCAGCGGTGCGTGGGGCTCGACGCGATCAACGCGCTCTGGTCGGTGACGTACGACGTCGACCAGGCGAAGGGGACGGAGTACCACCAGCGGTTCCGGAAATTCCTGGCCCGGCTGCAGCGGGAGGACCTCATGTCGGCCGGGGCGATGACCGATCCGAAGGGGGACCGGTCCCTCGCCCCGTGGCAGCAGGCCGACCCCGACCTGTACGTCCGCATCGTCCAGCGGCGGCCCGACGGTGTCGTGATCCGGGGCGCCAAGACGCACATCACGGGGGCGGCGAACTCCCACGAGATCTTCGTGATGCCCACGCTCGGGCTTCCGCCGGAGGGAGCCGACTACGCGGTCGCCTGCGCCGTCCCGATCGACGCGCCGGGGCTTTCGCTGGTCTTCGGCCGGCAGAGCAACGACGAGCGGAAGGAGGAGGCCGGCACGATCGACTGCGGCACCGCGTGGGGGGTGGTCGGCGGGGAGAGCACGCTGATCTTCGAAGACGTCTTCGTCCCGAACGAGCGGGTCTTCATGTCCGGGGAGGGGGAGTTCGCGGGATCGCTCGTGGACCGGTTCTCGGCGTGGCACCGGGCGAACTACGGCGGCTGCAAGGGGGGGAACGCCGACGTTCTCCTCGGCGCGACCGCCCTGCTGGCCGAGATCCACGGGACGATCAAGAACGGCATCGTGCGGGACAAGCTCACCGAGATCGTCCACCTCGTGGAGACGAACTTCGCGGGTGCGATCGGTTCCTCCGCCCTGGGGAAACGGCTCCCGGCGGGGAACTGGCTGGTGGACCCGCTCCTGGCGAACACGGTGAAGCAGAACGTGACCCGGTTCGTGTACCAGGTGGGGCGCCTCACGCACGACATCGCGGGGGGCATCTTGTCCACCCTGCCGTCCGACGCCGACTTCAAGGGGGAGGAGATGGGCGGCCTGCTCGAGAAATATTTCGCGGGGAAGGAAGGATTCTCCACGGAGGACAAGCGGAAGCTTTGCCGCTACATCGAGGGGATGACTTCGGTGTCGACGCTGGTGGAGGCGCTGCACGGGGCCGGCTCCCCCCAGGCGCAACGGATCGTGATGCTACGGCAGGCGGACCTGCCGGAGAAGACGCGCCAGGCGAAGAAGGTGATCGGCCTGGGGAAGGACAAGAAATAG